One region of Cucurbita pepo subsp. pepo cultivar mu-cu-16 chromosome LG03, ASM280686v2, whole genome shotgun sequence genomic DNA includes:
- the LOC111791797 gene encoding pectinesterase-like, giving the protein MSNDDDGGKKKKAALIGVSSLFLVAMVVAVAVGVNRNDPDEISRISGGGGTTEISTSVKAIKALCHPTDYQETCIESLSGVNTSDPRELIKVGFQSTINELKYAIAKSATLKEFASDPKAKPALDVCNEVVEYAIDDLIMSFDRITDNFNINKITDYIEDLKVWLSATLTLQETCVDAFDNVTGDTGDKMRQLLKTSKEMTANGLGMVSEVTSIMSSFGMRMTGRRLLEEESNKEEEEPSWINDRRGLLQATPKTIQPNVVVAKDGSGKYKTVNEALFDIPKKSNKTFVIYVKEGVYEEQVMMNKSMTWVMMIGDGPNKTKITSNKNFVDGTPTFKTATVAVVGTNFIAKDMWFENSAGPEKHQAVALRVQSDMSIFYNCQMDGYQDTLYTHTHRQFYRDCTITGTIDFIFGNAAVVFQNCKIFVRKPLPNQQCIVTAQGRSQRKEPTAIILQNCLISSAPDYFPVRHTYKAYLGRPWKEYSRTIILQCKIDDLIQPEGWLPWTGDFALNTLFYSEYNCRGAGSKKDKRVKWRGIKEITPEHAIDFTAGLFIRGNPWIKPTGIPYSSGMMTLAEQELTV; this is encoded by the exons atgtcaaaCGATGACGATggagggaagaaaaagaaggccGCCCTTATCGGCGTGTCTTCATTGTTTCTCGTTGCCATGGTAGTTGCGGTGGCCGTCGGCGTCAACCGGAATGACCCCGATGAAATTAGTAGGATCAGTGGTGGCGGAGGCACAACGGAGATCTCCACTTCCGTCAAAGCGATTAAAGCCCTTTGTCATCCCACCGACTACCAAGAAACTTGCATAGAATCGCTCTCGGGAGTCAACACGAGCGACCCACGTGAGCTAATCAAGGTTGGATTCCAATCTACCATTAATGAACTCAAATATGCCATTGCAAAATCCGCCACCCTAAAAGAATTTGCCTCCGATCCCAAGGCTAAACCAGCACTCGACGTTTGTAACGAGGTTGTGGAGTACGCAATTGACGATCTCATAATGTCGTTTGATAGAATCACTGACAATTTcaatatcaacaaaattacTGATTACATCGAAGATCTTAAGGTTTGGCTTAGTGCCACGTTGACATTGCAAGAAACTTGCGTGGATGCATTTGATAATGTTACCGGCGATACAGGTGACAAAATGAGGCAATTATTGAAGACGTCAAAGGAAATGACCGCCAATGGACTTGGAATGGTGAGTGAGGTTACTTCCATTATGTCCTCTTTTGGGATGCGGATGACTGGACGGCGATTGTTGGAGGAGGAATCTAAtaaagaggaggaagaaccATCGTGGATCAACGACCGGCGCGGGCTACTCCAAGCCACTCCGAAAACCATCCAGCCCAATGTTGTGGTAGCTAAAGACGGAAGTGGGAAGTACAAGACGGTGAATGAAGCGTTATTTGATATCCCGAAGAAAAGCAATAAAACATTTGTGATTTATGTGAAGGAAGGAGTTTATGAAGAGCAGGTGATGATGAACAAAAGTATGACGTGGGTGATGATGATTGGAGACGGCCCGAATAAGACCAAGATTACCTCCAACAAGAACTTCGTCGATGGAACACCCACATTCAAAACCGCTACCGTTG CGGTGGTTGGAACCAACTTCATTGCCAAGGACATGTGGTTCGAGAACTCGGCTGGACCAGAAAAACATCAAGCAGTGGCACTCCGAGTTCAATCCGACATGTCAATCTTTTACAATTGTCAAATGGACGGTTACCAAGATACACTCTACACTCACACCCATCGTCAATTCTATCGAGACTGCACCATCACTGGAACCATTGACTTCATCTTCGGTAATGCGGCTGTCGTCTTCCAAAACTGTAAGATTTTCGTGAGGAAACCATTGCCGAATCAACAATGCATCGTCACCGCTCAAGGGCGAAGCCAACGGAAGGAGCCCACCGCCATAATCCTACAGAACTGCCTCATCTCCTCCGCCCCCGACTACTTCCCTGTCCGCCACACCTACAAGGCCTACCTTGGCCGCCCATGGAAGGAATACTCAAGAACCATCATTTTGCAATGCAAAATCGACGACTTGATCCAGCCTGAAGGGTGGCTTCCATGGACGGGCGATTTTGCTCTCAATACATTGTTTTACTCGGAGTACAATTGCAGGGGAGCTGGCTCAAAGAAGGACAAACGGGTCAAGTGGAGGGGAATTAAGGAGATTACTCCCGAGCACGCTATCGATTTCACCGCTGGGTTATTTATTCGAGGTAATCCATGGATTAAGCCCACTGGAATTCCGTACAGTTCCGGCATGATGACATTGGCAGAACAAGAATTGACCGTGTAA